In Marmota flaviventris isolate mMarFla1 chromosome 17, mMarFla1.hap1, whole genome shotgun sequence, a single genomic region encodes these proteins:
- the Tepsin gene encoding AP-4 complex accessory subunit tepsin yields the protein MAAAPPLRDRLSFLHRLPILLKGTSDDDVPCPGYLFEEIAKISHESLGSSQCLLEYLLNRLDSSSGHVKLKVLKILLYLCSHGSSSFLLILKRNSALIQEATVFAGPPDPLHGNSLYQKVRAAAQDLGSTLFSDAMLPLPPSQPPRGLAPAGMGSQSRPQGTLQGFGYSKEQAQAGSASEALFSTIQKAAEVVANAVRPGAQKPPPWGDTYQPAVTPAVSHGLPTPGNQLPGALPGVRATRHQPGQAGGGWDELDSSPSSQNSSQNSDLSRASDLGSRSGSDSQSGASREPGDLAERAEAVAASDCQQELSLVRTLVQGPRTFLSREEAQHFLKECGLLNCEAVLELLLHRLDGAGEHQQMRALSAIASLGCADLLPLEHVLLLSQSRLQQLSRGSSGPVTSKATKILRHLEASCGQQPPAPRSCTEPGPAATLAGPSDLLTGLSPPPGGQAFLQPLSSTPALPRSPVPSPPLDSCPLPIPGDTNEAETSLAVSRERGPDTPKRGPSRCRGSLFAGMELVACPHLGGTRASIEAPHPAQPPQAQAQKAMVAEPVGSEPSAFPFLNV from the exons CTCCCAATTCTCCTGAAGGGCACCTCGGATGATGATGTCCCGTGTCCAGGCTACCTGTTTGAAGAGATTGCTA AAATCTCCCATGAGTCCCTGGGCAGCAGCCAGTGTCTACTGGAATACCTCCTGAACCGCCTGGACAGCAGCTCTGGCCACGTCAAGCTCAAG GTGCTGAAGATCTTGCTCTACCTGTGCAGCCACggttcctcctccttcctgctgaTCCTCAAACGCAACTCTGCCCTCATCCAGGAAGCCACAG TTTTTGCAGGGCCCCCGGATCCTCTCCACGGGAACAGTTTGTACCAGAAGGTGCGGGCAGCTGCCCAG gacctGGGCAGCACCTTGTTCTCTGACGCCATGTTGCCGctgcctccctcccagcctccccGGGGCCTGGCTCCAGCAG GCATGGGCTCCCAGTCCAGGCCTCAGGGCACCCTCCAGGGTTTTGGCTACAGCAAAGAGCAAGCCCAGGCAG GCTCTGCCAGCGAGGCCCTCTTTTCCACCATCCAGAAGGCTGCAGAGGTGGTGGCTAATGCCGTGCGCCCTGGAGCCCAGAAACCCCCACCCTGGGGAGACACCTACCAGCCTGCCGTGACTCCTGCAGTCAGCCATGGCCTGCCCACCCCTGGGAACCAGCTCCCTGGAGCCCTCCCAGGTGTCCGAG CCACCAGACACCAGCCTGGGCAGGCCGGAGGGGGCTGGGATGAGCTGGACAGCAGCCCCAGCTCCCAGAACTCCTCCCAGAACAGTGACCTGAGCAGGGCCTCAGACTTGGGCAGTAGGTCTGGTAGTGACAGCCAGTCAGGGGCCAGCCGGGAGCCAGGCGACCTGGCAGAAAG GGCGGAGGCTGTGGCCGCCAGTGACTGCCAGCAAGAGCTAAGCCTGGTGAGGACCTTGGTGCAAGGGCCACGCACCTTCCTGAGCCGGGAGGAGGCCCAGCACTTCCTCAAAGA GTGCGGGCTGCTCAACTGTGAGGCCGTGCTGGAGCTGCTCCTCCACCGCCTGGACGGGGCTGGCGAGCACCAGCAGATG AGGGCCCTGAGTGCCATCGCCTCCCTCGGCTGTGCTGACCTCCTTCCCCTGGAGCAcgtcctcctcctctcccagtCAAGGTTGCAGCAACTCAGCAGGGGAAGCTCTGGACCTGTGACCAGCAAGGCCACCAAG aTCCTGAGGCACCTGGAGGCCTCCTGTGGACAGCAGCCCCCTGCTCCCAGGTCCTGCACTGAGCCTGGCCCCGCAGCGACCCTTGCAGGCCCATCGGACTTGCTGACTGGCCTCTCGCCTCCCCCTGGGGGCCAGGCCTTCCTCCAGCcgctgagctccaccccagccttGCCTAGGAGCCCtgtgccctccccacccctggaCTCCTGTCCCCTCCCAATCCCTGGAGACACCAATGAGGCTGAAACTTCTCTGGCAGTGTCTAGAGAGCGGGGCCCAGACACCCCCAAAAGAGGCCCTAGTCGCTGTCGTGGCTCCTTGTTTGCTGGCATGGAGCTGGTGGCCTGCCCCCACCTGGGTGGCACCAGGGCTTCTATAGAGGCGCCCCACCCAGCCCAGCCTCCCCAGGCACAGGCCCAGAAGGCAATGGTTGCCGAGCCTGTGGGCTCCGAGCCCTCAGCTTTCCCGTTCTTAAATGTGTGA